AATCCATGACTTGGTAAGTTCTGATATACTGTTCattcatcaataaatatacatCCTGGGTGGACATGCTGGAGTTTCATTGTTTTGCAGGGGTGCAGTTGATTGGCTATATGGATAAGAAACACTTTTCGTGAATGTTTAATTCATATCCTTTTGTTATCAGCTGTTGTCctataatattttctcatggctaGACATGTGTTCAAGGATGACTGGAATCAAATAACCCTGCTTGCACAATGGTGGCAGTTGCTTACAGCTAACATGTGACATTAAGGTGATGAGACATATTTCTCTACTCTAATTGTTTGGGTTAATGTGTATTCTGTACTACATTTTTCTATTGATAAATTATAATTTCCTCTAAAGACACTATCCTTTTTAAGTATCCTCTGTAATGTGTAGTGTTTCTGTATCATTTCAGGATACTGGCTGAAACTTGCAGGAGAAATTTATTTACATCAGAagcatcatcaatatttatcGTTATTTAGAGACTAAAAATGttattcaaaacaactgtaacaatgttttttttttaaatttgatgaATTCTGGTGAAATGTTTATCAGCAACATTAGTGTATGTCACTGTCTGGAATgagaacaaaatactttgcatttTGTATAgacttagatatatttttataggaCTTTAGCTTGGATCATAGTTGATGGACATATAGCAGAAGGAATACTTGttagaaataaattatagaaagagaaacaagaaacacATTTGAATATTGTGGTGAGAGAAGGAACATTAATGTCAAATAAATCaaaagattgatttttttttactatggtGAGATGGCAAAAAATTTAAGAAAGTCTTCATATgaatgtgatatctgtaaaaagtcatTCACTACAAAAGGTCATCTTACTACTcatgtacgtattcatacaggagagaaaccatatcagtgtggtatctgtggtaaagcattcaATCAAAATGGTGAGTTAACTATTCACAAACgtcttcatacaggagagaaaccatatcattgtgatatctgtggtcaatCATTCACTCGTAAAGATATTCtaactacacacatacgcattcacacaggagagaaaccatatcagtgtgacatGTGCTGTAAATCGTTTGCTAAAAGTACTAACTTAACtgatcacaaacgcattcatactggagaaaaaccatatcactgtgatttcTGTGGTAAGTCGTTCAATCAAAGTAATCAGCTaattaaacacaaacgtattcatacaggagaaaagccatatcactgtgatatctgtgacaaatcattctctcgaaatgacGAGTTAActgtacacaaatacattcatacaggtgagaaaccattccACTGTGATTTCTGTGGCAAGTCTTTCCATGAAAATAGTTCATTGACTggacacaaacgcattcacactggagaaaaacgaTTTCATTGTGATGTTTGTGGAAAAGGATTCATTCGAAGCATAGATTTAAagggacatacacacattcatacaggggaaaaaccctatcactgtgatgtatgtggtaaatcattctctcgaaatggtGACTTAacaacacacaaactcattcattctggagagaaaccacatcattgtgatatctgcggCAAGTCATACCGTCGAAATAATGAGTTAACTATTCACAAACGGACTCACACTGGggagaaaccatttcattgtgctagctgtggtaaatcattctcttacaaTTGTCGGTTAAATAAGCACAAATGTATTGGTATGGAAGAAAAACTCTATCATCATAATGTTTTTGGTGAATCATTCTCTTAGCATGGTAATTTAACTATTCACATTTGTACTCTTACATGGGAGAAAACACATCACATTGTTATTTGTCGtatttcaccagtcactgcaccccccccccccccacctttccTACTTTTTTGCATTCTTATGAACTCCCTACTCGTGCACCTTGGGCAATCCTCTACTATCTTACCTTGAAAGTATACTGTGGTACATTGCCACCATCTCTTGCTCATACCCCCTCTCACTCCCTCCAGGGTTCGGACTGCACCAATCTTTGTGAATATTCATAACAGTTTGAAATCTAAATAAAGTTGgttttctcttatattcttcttCTCTTGTTTTATATTTGGAACATCTAATCAAGTCTCTGCTATAAATTCTGCACAGAACTTGCTAACTGGATCAATGTATGATGAAAGCTGCACATTTTCTAAACTGATTTTCACCGATTCTTTACTTTAaagctatttaatttattgacactaTTTGATAGAAGATATGATCTGATGTGAATGAGATGTAAATAATAGGATGATATTGTAGATgaaatggtgatgttggtggcttTGTAGTGGAAATGTGATATAGGTTGATGAGAGCCAAGTTAGAGGCTGTCTAAGGACAAGATAGTTCCCATTTTCAGAtaatgtttaaaatgtgacatccTCATTTTACAagcattttaaatacattttaaatagaaacttACATATGTAATTGCTATTTGTATCAAGAACAAACAACATGATAGTACAAAACCTCTATACAAGTAGTTGCAATATTCAGAAGCAGAATAACTGAATTGTTGGAaatcttatttgttgttttggGGAATGCTGTTAGCATTGTGTGAAAAGTAATCtttgaaatattaatgatttgAATGAACAGCATTTCTCATCTGCTCACAGTGAAAACATCTTTCAGTAAGAATGAGCACATCTTAACAATTACAGCTGTAAACAAAAAGCTTGGATTTCATTATTTGACCATGTTAGGGTGGAATAAATGTTTTTGAACAGAGTTTAGTTTGGAAAAATATTAAAGCAAGGTTAGACCTTTTCTTTAGACTTCCTTGTTTCTAGCATTGGAGTTTGCAGAGACTGTAAAGCCATTATAAAAAGTCATTTCagttttaaagtattttaagAACAAAGgatataatttacattttcagTAGAGTAAAATTACAAATGTTTGTGGAATGAAGTGGTGGCAAATTGCATGTATTAACCACAACGTATTACTGTTATGTTTGTTAACTCCTAGTAAATGAAATCTCGGGTTGAACTTGGtaggaataaaacaaaatatggcaATTTATTAAATCCATAGGCCTTTCAATTTGTCATCCTCCTATTTGGTGTAATCactttaattgtaatataaaaatattaatagtgatttcaaattttggcacaaggccagtaattttaggagagggAGTGAGTTGATTGCATCGACGCCTGAACTTGATGAGTATTCTATTTTCATAAcgcaatgaaaggcaaagtt
The sequence above is a segment of the Octopus bimaculoides isolate UCB-OBI-ISO-001 chromosome 13, ASM119413v2, whole genome shotgun sequence genome. Coding sequences within it:
- the LOC106880865 gene encoding zinc finger protein 675; the encoded protein is MAKNLRKSSYECDICKKSFTTKGHLTTHVRIHTGEKPYQCGICGKAFNQNGELTIHKRLHTGEKPYHCDICGQSFTRKDILTTHIRIHTGEKPYQCDMCCKSFAKSTNLTDHKRIHTGEKPYHCDFCGKSFNQSNQLIKHKRIHTGEKPYHCDICDKSFSRNDELTVHKYIHTGEKPFHCDFCGKSFHENSSLTGHKRIHTGEKRFHCDVCGKGFIRSIDLKGHTHIHTGEKPYHCDVCGKSFSRNGDLTTHKLIHSGEKPHHCDICGKSYRRNNELTIHKRTHTGEKPFHCASCGKSFSYNCRLNKHKCIGMEEKLYHHNVFGESFS